A single window of Cellulomonas sp. NTE-D12 DNA harbors:
- a CDS encoding helix-turn-helix domain-containing protein — protein MTLDQLGAAVGVSPSQLSLVENGRREPRVTLLQAIATTLGVPTASFLSVEPPSRRAALEIALDRGQRRATYAALGLPEIRPGRTLPTDVLEALVGLHEELARRTDAAVATPEEARRATTVLHRWMRQRDNWLPPIEEVAGDLVRRSGYTTGALSHRSVAQMAESLGFTLVHTPDLPPSTRTITDLANGRIYLPPASIPGGHGLRSLALQAIAHRVLGHERPTSYADFLRQRIEINYFAAACLMPQFAAVPFLERAKKAKNLAVEDLRDAFGVTHETAAQRMTNLLTSHLDLRVHFMRVGEDGALYKGYENDGFPLPTDSTGASAGQIVCRHWPARAAFGRRDRSAENHQYVDTPVGTYWASTQTGTTSLGEFSITFGVPFDQAKWFRGRETTVRTRSTCPDPRCCRLPAREPAERWADRSWPSAVVHTQILAPLPTGTFPGVDENDVYAFLDRHSGS, from the coding sequence ATGACGCTGGACCAGCTGGGCGCGGCGGTCGGGGTGAGCCCCAGCCAGCTCTCCCTCGTCGAGAACGGCCGGCGTGAGCCCCGCGTGACGCTGCTGCAGGCGATCGCGACCACGCTCGGCGTGCCGACGGCCTCGTTCCTGTCCGTCGAACCACCGTCTCGCCGGGCGGCCCTCGAGATCGCGCTCGACCGGGGCCAGCGGCGCGCAACCTACGCGGCTCTCGGCCTGCCGGAGATCCGCCCCGGTCGCACCCTGCCCACCGACGTGCTGGAGGCTCTGGTCGGCCTGCACGAGGAGCTGGCCCGCCGCACGGACGCCGCGGTCGCCACGCCGGAGGAGGCCCGCCGGGCGACCACGGTGCTGCACCGGTGGATGCGCCAGCGGGACAACTGGCTGCCGCCGATCGAGGAGGTCGCCGGGGACCTGGTCCGCCGCAGCGGCTACACGACGGGGGCGCTCAGCCACCGCAGCGTCGCGCAGATGGCCGAGAGCCTCGGCTTCACGCTGGTCCACACCCCGGACCTCCCGCCGTCGACGCGCACGATCACCGACCTGGCCAACGGGCGCATCTACCTGCCGCCCGCCTCGATCCCGGGCGGCCACGGGCTGCGCTCCCTGGCGCTGCAGGCGATCGCCCACCGGGTCCTCGGCCACGAGCGACCCACCAGCTACGCGGACTTCCTGCGCCAACGCATCGAGATCAACTACTTCGCGGCCGCCTGCCTCATGCCGCAGTTCGCGGCGGTCCCGTTCCTCGAGCGGGCCAAGAAGGCCAAGAACCTGGCGGTCGAGGACCTGCGCGACGCGTTCGGCGTGACGCACGAGACGGCCGCCCAACGGATGACCAACCTGCTCACCTCGCACCTCGACCTGCGGGTCCACTTCATGCGGGTGGGGGAGGACGGCGCCCTGTACAAGGGCTACGAGAACGACGGCTTCCCGCTCCCGACGGACAGCACCGGCGCCTCAGCCGGGCAGATCGTGTGCCGGCACTGGCCGGCGCGCGCCGCCTTCGGCCGGCGCGACCGCAGCGCGGAGAACCACCAGTACGTGGACACGCCCGTCGGCACCTACTGGGCGTCCACCCAGACCGGCACCACCTCGCTCGGCGAGTTCTCCATCACGTTCGGGGTGCCGTTCGACCAGGCCAAGTGGTTCCGTGGGCGGGAGACGACGGTGCGCACCCGCTCCACCTGTCCCGACCCCCGGTGCTGCCGGCTCCCGGCGCGCGAACCCGCCGAACGGTGGGCAGACCGCTCCTGGCCCAGCGCGGTGGTGCACACGCAGATCCTGGCGCCGCTCCCCACGGGGACGTTCCCGGGGGTCGACGAGAACGACGTGTACGCCTTCCTGGACCGCCACTCCGGGAGCTGA
- a CDS encoding phosphoenolpyruvate carboxykinase (GTP): MTSLAEPSVTVSGQHLAQRNERLGTWVEDVARLTLPDRVVWCDGSAREYQELCDLLVDAGTFVRLNPERRPRSFLARSAPGDVARVESRTFICSERQQDAGPTNNWREPAQMRAELDGAFAGSMRGRTMYVVPFSMGPVGSPLAEIGVELTDSPYVVVSMHLMTRVGAAVLEQLGSDGDFVPAVHSVGMPLVDPDGTARADVPWPCNETKYIVHFPESREIWSFGSGYGGNALLGKKCFALRIASVMGRDGGWLAEHMLLLRLTSPEGRDYHLAAAFPSACGKTNLAMVRPTLPGWSAQTLGDDIVWMRPGPDGGLRAINPEAGFFGVAPGTGETTNPTAIAMVASDTIFTNVALTDDGDVWWEGLTEQVPDHLVDWTGQDWTPGCGRPAAHPNSRFTVRADRCPAIAPDWEDPAGVRVDAILVGGRRATNVPLVTQARDWAHGVFLGATISSEQTAAAEGTVGALRRDPFAMLPFCGYHMGDHWAHWLEVGARLGAGAPAIFAVNWFRKGADGRYLWPGYGENSRVLAWVVGRLEGSAAAVDSPVGLLPAPGALDVTGLDVGPDQVSELLDVDPAAWLAEADATAQWFETFGDRLPPQIGAELTGLRQRLVERL; this comes from the coding sequence ATGACGTCCCTGGCCGAACCGAGCGTGACCGTGAGCGGTCAGCACCTGGCGCAGCGCAACGAGCGCCTCGGCACCTGGGTCGAGGACGTCGCCCGCCTCACGCTCCCCGACCGGGTCGTGTGGTGCGACGGGTCGGCACGGGAGTACCAGGAGCTGTGCGACCTGCTCGTCGACGCCGGGACGTTCGTGCGGCTGAACCCCGAGCGGCGCCCGCGGTCCTTCCTCGCACGGTCGGCCCCGGGGGACGTGGCGCGCGTGGAGAGCCGGACGTTCATCTGCTCGGAGCGCCAGCAGGATGCGGGTCCGACGAACAACTGGCGGGAACCCGCGCAGATGCGCGCCGAGCTCGACGGTGCGTTCGCCGGCTCCATGCGGGGGCGGACGATGTACGTGGTGCCGTTCTCGATGGGTCCGGTCGGCTCACCGCTCGCCGAGATCGGCGTGGAGCTGACCGACTCCCCCTACGTCGTGGTGAGCATGCACCTGATGACGCGCGTCGGGGCGGCGGTGCTGGAGCAGCTGGGCTCGGACGGGGACTTCGTGCCGGCCGTGCACAGCGTCGGGATGCCGCTGGTCGACCCCGACGGCACGGCCCGCGCGGACGTGCCGTGGCCGTGCAACGAGACGAAGTACATCGTGCACTTCCCGGAGAGCCGCGAGATCTGGTCGTTCGGCTCGGGGTACGGCGGGAACGCCCTGCTGGGCAAGAAGTGCTTCGCGCTGCGGATCGCCTCGGTGATGGGCCGCGACGGTGGCTGGCTGGCCGAGCACATGCTCCTGCTGCGGCTGACCAGCCCCGAGGGACGCGACTACCACCTGGCCGCGGCGTTCCCCTCCGCGTGCGGCAAGACGAACCTGGCGATGGTGCGTCCGACCCTGCCGGGCTGGTCCGCCCAGACGCTGGGCGACGACATCGTCTGGATGCGCCCCGGCCCGGACGGCGGCCTGCGCGCGATCAACCCGGAGGCCGGGTTCTTCGGCGTCGCCCCCGGCACGGGCGAGACCACCAACCCCACCGCGATCGCCATGGTCGCCAGCGACACGATCTTCACCAACGTCGCCCTCACCGACGACGGCGACGTGTGGTGGGAGGGGCTGACCGAGCAGGTCCCCGACCACCTGGTCGACTGGACGGGCCAGGACTGGACCCCCGGCTGCGGCCGCCCGGCGGCCCACCCGAACTCCCGGTTCACCGTCCGCGCGGACCGGTGCCCGGCGATCGCCCCGGACTGGGAGGACCCCGCCGGGGTGCGGGTCGACGCCATCCTGGTCGGCGGCCGGCGGGCGACCAACGTGCCGCTGGTCACCCAGGCCCGGGACTGGGCTCACGGGGTGTTCCTCGGCGCGACGATCTCCTCCGAGCAGACCGCCGCCGCCGAGGGGACGGTCGGCGCCCTGCGCCGGGACCCGTTCGCCATGCTGCCGTTCTGCGGCTACCACATGGGCGACCACTGGGCGCACTGGCTCGAGGTCGGCGCCCGGCTCGGAGCCGGCGCCCCGGCGATCTTCGCCGTGAACTGGTTCCGCAAGGGTGCCGACGGGCGGTACCTGTGGCCCGGGTACGGGGAGAACTCGCGGGTGCTCGCGTGGGTCGTGGGGCGGCTGGAGGGGTCGGCGGCTGCCGTGGACTCCCCCGTCGGCCTGCTGCCCGCCCCCGGCGCGCTGGACGTCACCGGGCTCGACGTCGGCCCCGACCAGGTGTCCGAGCTGCTCGACGTCGACCCGGCCGCCTGGCTGGCCGAGGCGGACGCCACCGCGCAGTGGTTCGAGACCTTCGGCGACCGGCTGCCGCCACAGATCGGTGCCGAGCTGACCGGACTTCGGCAGCGCCTGGTCGAGCGCCTGTGA
- a CDS encoding GntR family transcriptional regulator, whose amino-acid sequence MVVQQTPSAAQRALQEIRQAIASGEIAPGSMVSEHDLAARVGVSRTPVRTALVRLQDEGWVTIYPQRGALVRQIGPEESRHVTQARHAVEYASVRSLPDPDRRALARTLAALVDDQAEQLARADLARFVEVDVEFHRSFVVAGGNPVLLDFYDKLRARQVLLTARRAASGPNAERILQDHRRLAQLVEQGDIETLDGALREHLATAELSPQD is encoded by the coding sequence GTGGTGGTGCAGCAGACGCCGAGCGCCGCACAGCGGGCGCTCCAGGAGATCCGCCAGGCGATCGCCAGCGGGGAGATCGCCCCGGGCTCGATGGTCAGCGAGCACGACCTGGCCGCCCGGGTGGGGGTCAGCCGCACGCCGGTCCGCACGGCGCTCGTCCGGCTGCAGGACGAGGGCTGGGTGACCATCTACCCGCAGCGCGGCGCCCTGGTCCGGCAGATCGGCCCGGAGGAGTCCCGCCACGTGACGCAGGCCCGGCACGCCGTCGAGTACGCGTCGGTGCGGTCGCTGCCGGACCCGGACCGCCGGGCGCTGGCGCGGACCCTCGCCGCGCTGGTCGACGACCAGGCGGAACAGCTCGCCCGGGCCGACCTCGCGCGGTTCGTCGAGGTGGACGTCGAGTTCCACCGGTCCTTCGTCGTCGCCGGCGGCAACCCGGTGCTGCTCGACTTCTACGACAAGCTGCGCGCACGGCAGGTGCTGCTCACCGCCCGGCGCGCGGCCAGCGGGCCGAACGCCGAGCGGATCCTGCAGGACCATCGCCGCCTCGCGCAGCTGGTCGAGCAAGGCGACATCGAGACCCTCGACGGCGCGCTGCGCGAGCACCTCGCCACCGCGGAGCTGTCGCCGCAGGACTGA
- a CDS encoding MFS transporter, with product MSEATVGVGPWTGADRWTGRARPWRTVAPAVFAAAWGGNHFTPLMLMYRQHDGYTTMAVDVVFAAYVAGLVPGFLLSGALSDRYGRKRVMVPAVVLGIAASAALATGVHTLPLMCLGRLLSGLSVAAAMVVGTSWLRELSQGPWEQGADDGTGAARASVTLTLGFGVGAGVSGALAQWAPGPSVLPYVVHVLLSLWAIAALVAAPETRRFDADIRSLLADLRVPAASRRRFLLVLTPLAPWVFAGAALAYAVLPALLHRASHGEDVAVAAVLALVTLGTGALVQVGLRRLPPARRRHAPHVGMGAMAVGAALCARAAAAPTLWLAAVAAVVLGLGYGICMVTGLVEVQRLTDEEHLAGLTGVYYSLTYLGFTLPVVLAWLQPFGSYPVLLTAVAALAVVCGAVVAVARRTIPVPVWPDASAAPWLERVGAE from the coding sequence ATGTCGGAGGCGACGGTGGGCGTGGGCCCGTGGACGGGCGCGGACCGGTGGACCGGACGGGCCCGCCCCTGGCGGACGGTCGCCCCGGCCGTGTTCGCGGCGGCCTGGGGTGGCAACCACTTCACACCGCTGATGCTGATGTACCGGCAGCACGACGGGTACACGACGATGGCGGTGGACGTCGTGTTCGCGGCCTACGTCGCGGGCCTGGTGCCGGGGTTCCTGCTGTCCGGCGCACTGTCGGACCGGTACGGCCGCAAGCGCGTGATGGTGCCCGCCGTGGTGCTGGGCATCGCCGCGAGCGCGGCCCTGGCCACGGGCGTGCACACCCTGCCGCTGATGTGCCTGGGACGGCTGCTGTCCGGGCTGAGCGTCGCCGCGGCGATGGTGGTGGGCACCAGCTGGTTGCGGGAGCTGTCGCAGGGTCCGTGGGAGCAGGGGGCGGACGACGGCACGGGCGCCGCACGCGCCTCGGTGACGCTGACCCTCGGGTTCGGTGTGGGCGCCGGGGTGTCGGGTGCGCTCGCGCAGTGGGCGCCCGGGCCGTCCGTCCTCCCCTACGTCGTGCACGTGCTGCTCTCGCTCTGGGCGATCGCCGCCCTGGTCGCAGCCCCGGAGACGCGCCGGTTCGACGCCGACATCCGCTCGCTGCTGGCGGACCTGCGGGTGCCGGCGGCGTCGCGCCGTCGGTTCCTGCTGGTGCTGACCCCGCTGGCGCCGTGGGTGTTCGCCGGCGCCGCGCTGGCGTACGCGGTGCTGCCCGCGCTGCTGCACCGGGCCAGCCATGGGGAGGACGTCGCCGTCGCGGCCGTGCTCGCGCTGGTGACCCTCGGCACCGGCGCGCTGGTCCAGGTGGGCCTGCGGCGGTTGCCGCCGGCGCGGCGCCGGCACGCGCCGCACGTGGGGATGGGCGCGATGGCGGTCGGTGCCGCGCTGTGCGCCCGGGCGGCGGCCGCACCGACGTTGTGGCTGGCAGCGGTCGCCGCGGTGGTGCTGGGGCTCGGTTACGGCATCTGCATGGTGACCGGTCTGGTGGAGGTGCAGCGGCTGACCGACGAGGAGCACCTCGCCGGGCTGACGGGCGTGTACTACAGCCTCACGTACCTGGGCTTCACGCTGCCCGTGGTGCTGGCCTGGCTGCAGCCGTTCGGCAGCTACCCCGTGCTGCTGACCGCCGTCGCGGCGCTGGCGGTGGTGTGCGGCGCCGTCGTCGCCGTCGCACGGCGGACGATCCCCGTGCCGGTCTGGCCGGACGCGTCGGCGGCGCCGTGGCTCGAGCGGGTGGGCGCCGAATGA
- a CDS encoding TetR/AcrR family transcriptional regulator, with the protein MTRRLTGRGRPEGRRWPRPQHPHEVDEARLLAATRDELHERGYDGITLTAVATRAGARPSTVHRRWWTRAELVLDALADSTPSSAAVPDTGTLRGDLRALRAGAHEEAFWRALPGLVADAADSPELTPTIRERLVRPRVEQLRAVLRRAAARGELAVGADPDLLAEAPAAMVTYRLLVGRDPLDPAFLEAVHEGLLVPAATAGCAAR; encoded by the coding sequence ATGACCAGGCGCCTGACGGGGCGCGGCCGGCCGGAGGGGCGCAGGTGGCCGCGGCCGCAGCACCCGCACGAGGTCGACGAGGCGCGGCTCCTCGCGGCGACCCGGGACGAGCTCCACGAGCGCGGGTACGACGGCATCACGCTCACCGCCGTGGCCACGCGCGCGGGTGCGCGCCCGAGCACGGTGCACCGGCGGTGGTGGACCCGGGCGGAGCTGGTGCTCGACGCGCTCGCCGACTCCACCCCGTCCTCGGCAGCGGTGCCCGATACCGGGACGTTGCGCGGCGACCTGCGCGCGCTGCGGGCGGGCGCGCACGAGGAGGCGTTCTGGCGTGCTCTGCCCGGGCTGGTGGCCGACGCCGCCGACTCGCCGGAGCTGACACCGACGATCCGCGAGCGGCTGGTCCGGCCGCGCGTCGAGCAGCTGCGCGCGGTGCTGCGCCGAGCGGCGGCCCGGGGCGAGCTCGCGGTCGGAGCCGACCCCGACCTGCTGGCCGAGGCGCCCGCCGCGATGGTGACGTACCGGCTGCTCGTCGGCCGGGACCCGCTCGACCCAGCCTTCCTCGAGGCCGTCCACGAGGGGCTGCTCGTGCCGGCCGCCACCGCGGGCTGCGCCGCGCGCTGA
- the kdpF gene encoding K(+)-transporting ATPase subunit F, with translation MNAETWVALAIAAALAGYLLYALLHPERF, from the coding sequence GTGAACGCCGAGACGTGGGTCGCGCTGGCGATCGCCGCGGCGCTGGCGGGCTACCTGCTGTACGCGCTGCTGCACCCGGAGCGGTTCTGA
- the kdpA gene encoding potassium-transporting ATPase subunit KdpA, with translation MSAGAAAVAQIAIVVAVLAAVHVPLGDHMARALESTRHLRVERWVYRLCGIDPDADQRWGVYARSLLAFSGVGVLVLYGLQRVQAHLPLSLGLSAVNPATAWNTAASFVTNTNWQSYSGEQTMGQLVQMAGLAVQNFLSAAVGLAVAVALVRGFTRSRTDRIGSFWVDVVRSVVRILLPLAVLAAVVLLAGGVVQNLTGVHDVTTLAGGTQHLVGGPVASQEAIKELGTNGGGYFNANSAHPFENPSAWTNLVEVVLLLTIPFSLPRTFGTLVHDRRQGAAILAVMGTLWGAAVAVATWVELRGPGAVPALAGAAMEGKEVRFGPAASALFAASTTGTSTGAVNAAHDSLTALGGGVAMMNMMLGEVSPGGVGTGLYGMLVVAVLAVFLAGLMVGRTPEYLGKKVGRREVTLVALSILTMPAIVLVGGALTAGVPALRAAAISTGGPHGLSEILYAYASAGNNNGSAFGAFTATSTYQEVALGIAMLLGRFVPIVLTLALAGSFAAQRTVPPGAGTLPTHTPVFVGLLVGVVVIVAGLTFFPALALAPFAEALS, from the coding sequence ATGTCCGCCGGGGCAGCGGCGGTCGCCCAGATCGCCATCGTGGTCGCGGTGCTGGCGGCGGTGCACGTCCCGCTCGGCGACCACATGGCACGGGCGCTGGAGAGCACCCGGCACCTGCGCGTCGAACGGTGGGTGTATCGCCTGTGCGGCATCGACCCGGACGCCGACCAGCGCTGGGGCGTGTACGCCCGGTCGCTGCTGGCGTTCTCCGGCGTCGGCGTTCTCGTGCTGTACGGGCTGCAGCGGGTGCAGGCGCACCTGCCGCTGTCCCTCGGCCTGAGCGCCGTGAACCCCGCGACCGCGTGGAACACCGCCGCCTCGTTCGTCACCAACACCAACTGGCAGTCGTACTCGGGCGAGCAGACCATGGGCCAGCTGGTGCAGATGGCCGGGCTCGCGGTGCAGAACTTCCTGTCCGCGGCGGTCGGCCTGGCGGTGGCGGTCGCGCTGGTGCGCGGGTTCACGCGCAGCCGTACGGACCGGATCGGCAGCTTCTGGGTGGACGTCGTCCGCTCCGTGGTCCGCATCCTGCTGCCCCTGGCCGTGCTCGCCGCGGTGGTGCTGCTGGCCGGCGGCGTGGTGCAGAACCTGACCGGCGTGCACGACGTGACGACGTTGGCCGGTGGCACGCAGCACCTGGTCGGCGGCCCGGTGGCCTCGCAGGAGGCGATCAAGGAGCTGGGCACCAACGGCGGCGGCTACTTCAACGCCAACAGCGCCCACCCGTTCGAGAACCCGTCCGCGTGGACCAACCTGGTCGAGGTCGTCCTGCTGCTGACGATCCCTTTCTCCCTGCCGCGGACGTTCGGCACGTTGGTGCACGACCGGCGGCAGGGCGCGGCGATCCTCGCCGTGATGGGCACGCTGTGGGGTGCCGCCGTGGCCGTCGCCACCTGGGTGGAGCTGCGCGGTCCCGGAGCGGTGCCGGCGCTGGCGGGCGCCGCGATGGAGGGCAAGGAGGTCCGGTTCGGGCCGGCCGCGTCCGCCCTCTTCGCTGCCTCGACCACCGGCACCTCGACCGGCGCGGTGAACGCCGCGCACGACTCGCTGACCGCCCTCGGCGGCGGCGTCGCGATGATGAACATGATGCTGGGCGAGGTCTCCCCCGGCGGCGTCGGCACCGGGCTGTACGGGATGCTCGTCGTCGCGGTGCTCGCCGTGTTCCTCGCCGGCCTGATGGTGGGGCGCACGCCGGAGTACCTCGGCAAGAAGGTGGGCCGCCGCGAGGTCACCCTCGTCGCGCTGTCGATCCTCACCATGCCGGCGATCGTGCTGGTGGGCGGCGCGCTGACCGCCGGGGTCCCCGCGCTGCGGGCCGCCGCCATCAGCACCGGCGGCCCGCACGGGCTGAGCGAGATCCTCTACGCCTACGCCTCCGCCGGGAACAACAACGGCTCCGCCTTCGGCGCGTTCACCGCCACCTCGACCTACCAGGAGGTCGCGCTCGGCATCGCCATGCTGCTGGGCCGGTTCGTGCCGATCGTGCTGACGCTGGCCCTGGCCGGCTCGTTCGCCGCGCAGCGGACCGTGCCGCCCGGCGCGGGCACGCTGCCCACCCACACCCCGGTGTTCGTCGGGCTGCTGGTGGGCGTCGTCGTCATCGTCGCCGGCCTGACCTTCTTTCCCGCGCTCGCGCTCGCACCCTTCGCCGAGGCCCTGTCATGA
- the kdpB gene encoding potassium-transporting ATPase subunit KdpB has product MTVTALPAPAPDLPSTRPPAGAFEPRQLLASLPQALRKLDPRHQLRSPVMFVVWVGAALTTVLAVLHPSGFAWAITVWLWLTVVFANLAEAVAEGRGRAQAASLRRTRTSTTAHRLRADGTLEDVPGVALTVGDRVVVTAGEVIPGDGDVVEGVAAVDESAVTGESAPVIRESGGDRSAVTGGTRVLSDRIVVQITAKPGETFLDRMIALVEGSARQRTPNEIALTLLLASLTLIFLLAVVTLQPLATYSGRPQSITVLVALLVCLIPTTIGALLSAIGIAGMDRLVQRNVMALSGRAVEAAGDVDVLLLDKTGTITLGNRQAVELVPADGVAADRLADAAQLSSLADETPEGRSIVVLAKEEFGLRERPAGQLGQTTFIPFSAQTRMSGVDQSGPDGTRSIRKGAASAVMAWVREHGGHPTADVGEAVDAIAGSGGTPLVVAELVGDGPARALGVVHLKDVVKSGMRERFAQLRAMGIRTVMITGDNRLTAAAIADEAGVDDFLAEATPEDKLALIRTQQADGRLVAMTGDGTNDAPALAQADVGVAMNTGTSAAKEAGNMVDLDSNPTKLIEIVAIGKQLLITRGALTTFSIANDVAKYFAIIPAMFAGLYPQLQALNVMHLHSPQTAVLSAVVFNALIIVALVPVALRGVRYTPSSAAALLRRNLLVYGLGGIVVPFLGIKAIDLLVTLLPGL; this is encoded by the coding sequence ATGACCGTCACCGCGCTGCCAGCCCCCGCTCCCGACCTGCCGAGCACCCGGCCCCCGGCCGGGGCGTTCGAGCCGCGGCAGCTGCTCGCCTCGCTGCCGCAGGCTCTGCGCAAGCTCGACCCGCGCCACCAGCTGCGCTCCCCCGTGATGTTCGTGGTCTGGGTGGGCGCGGCGCTGACCACGGTGCTGGCGGTGCTGCACCCCAGCGGGTTCGCGTGGGCCATCACCGTGTGGCTGTGGCTGACGGTGGTGTTCGCCAACCTCGCGGAGGCGGTGGCCGAGGGTCGGGGACGGGCCCAGGCGGCGTCCCTGCGCCGCACGCGCACGTCCACCACGGCGCACCGGCTGCGCGCGGACGGCACCCTCGAGGACGTCCCCGGCGTGGCGCTGACGGTCGGCGACCGCGTGGTGGTGACCGCGGGCGAGGTGATCCCCGGCGACGGCGACGTGGTCGAGGGCGTGGCGGCGGTCGACGAGTCCGCGGTCACGGGTGAGTCCGCGCCGGTGATCCGCGAGTCCGGCGGCGACCGGTCGGCCGTCACCGGCGGCACCCGGGTGCTGTCCGACCGGATCGTCGTGCAGATCACCGCCAAGCCGGGCGAGACCTTCCTGGACCGGATGATCGCCCTGGTCGAGGGCTCGGCCCGGCAGCGGACGCCCAACGAGATCGCACTCACTCTGCTGCTGGCGTCGCTGACGCTGATCTTCCTGCTGGCCGTCGTCACGCTGCAGCCGCTCGCCACCTACTCCGGCCGGCCGCAGTCGATCACGGTGCTGGTCGCCCTGCTGGTGTGCCTGATCCCCACCACCATCGGCGCGCTGCTGTCCGCGATCGGCATCGCCGGCATGGACCGGCTGGTGCAGCGCAACGTGATGGCGCTGTCGGGGCGGGCCGTCGAGGCGGCCGGGGACGTCGACGTGCTGCTGCTGGACAAGACCGGCACCATCACGCTCGGCAACCGGCAGGCGGTCGAGCTGGTGCCGGCGGACGGCGTGGCGGCGGACCGGTTGGCGGACGCCGCGCAGCTCTCGTCCCTGGCGGACGAGACGCCGGAGGGCCGCTCGATCGTCGTGCTCGCCAAGGAGGAGTTCGGGCTGCGCGAGCGGCCGGCGGGCCAGCTGGGCCAGACCACGTTCATCCCGTTCTCGGCGCAGACCCGGATGAGCGGGGTGGACCAGTCCGGCCCGGACGGCACCCGGTCGATCCGCAAGGGGGCCGCGAGCGCGGTGATGGCCTGGGTGCGCGAGCACGGTGGGCACCCGACGGCCGACGTGGGCGAGGCGGTGGACGCGATCGCGGGGTCGGGCGGCACGCCGCTGGTGGTCGCCGAGCTGGTGGGCGACGGGCCGGCGCGGGCGCTCGGCGTGGTGCACCTGAAGGACGTGGTGAAGTCCGGCATGCGCGAGCGGTTCGCGCAGCTGAGGGCGATGGGCATCCGGACGGTGATGATCACCGGCGACAACCGGCTGACCGCCGCCGCGATCGCCGACGAGGCGGGGGTCGACGACTTCCTGGCCGAGGCGACCCCGGAGGACAAGCTCGCGCTGATCCGCACCCAGCAGGCCGACGGACGGCTGGTCGCGATGACGGGCGACGGCACCAACGACGCCCCGGCGCTGGCTCAGGCCGACGTCGGGGTGGCGATGAACACCGGCACCTCGGCCGCCAAGGAGGCCGGGAACATGGTCGACCTCGACTCCAACCCGACCAAGCTGATCGAGATCGTCGCGATCGGCAAGCAGCTGCTGATCACCCGTGGGGCGCTGACCACGTTCTCCATCGCCAACGACGTGGCCAAGTACTTCGCGATCATCCCGGCGATGTTCGCCGGCCTGTACCCGCAGCTGCAGGCGCTGAACGTGATGCACCTGCACTCGCCGCAGACGGCGGTGCTGTCGGCCGTCGTGTTCAACGCCCTGATCATCGTGGCGCTGGTGCCGGTGGCCCTGCGCGGTGTCCGGTACACCCCGTCAAGCGCCGCGGCCCTGCTGCGCCGCAACCTGCTGGTGTACGGCCTCGGCGGGATCGTCGTGCCGTTCCTCGGCATCAAGGCGATCGACCTGCTCGTCACGCTGCTGCCCGGCCTGTGA
- the kdpC gene encoding potassium-transporting ATPase subunit KdpC: MTSWLRQLLAGVKVLLVATLVLGVAYPLLVLGIGRLMPARADGSLVRVGGTVVGSALIGQPSGGDQWFQPRPSAAGDGYDPLASGGSNLGPNDPGLLATVQQRRQQVAAREGVDPAAVPADAVTASASGLDPDISPAYARLQVARVARVRGLDPAVVRALVDAHVEGRTLGVLGDPHVDVLQLNVALAALPAAAAG; the protein is encoded by the coding sequence ATGACCTCCTGGCTGCGTCAGCTGCTCGCCGGCGTCAAGGTGCTGCTCGTCGCGACGCTCGTGCTCGGCGTCGCCTACCCCCTGCTGGTGCTGGGCATCGGCCGGCTGATGCCCGCCCGCGCCGACGGGTCGCTGGTGCGCGTCGGCGGCACGGTGGTCGGCTCCGCCCTGATCGGCCAGCCGTCCGGCGGCGACCAGTGGTTCCAGCCGCGGCCGTCGGCCGCCGGCGACGGCTACGACCCCCTGGCATCGGGCGGCTCGAACCTCGGCCCGAACGATCCGGGACTGCTGGCCACGGTGCAGCAGCGGCGTCAGCAGGTCGCCGCTCGCGAGGGTGTCGACCCGGCCGCGGTGCCGGCGGACGCCGTGACGGCGTCGGCCTCGGGGCTCGACCCGGACATCTCCCCGGCCTACGCGCGGCTGCAGGTGGCCCGCGTCGCGCGCGTGCGCGGTCTGGACCCGGCCGTGGTCCGCGCGCTGGTGGACGCGCACGTCGAGGGGCGCACCCTCGGCGTGCTCGGCGACCCGCACGTCGACGTGCTGCAGCTGAACGTGGCGCTCGCCGCGCTGCCCGCCGCTGCGGCAGGGTGA